Within the Candidatus Zixiibacteriota bacterium genome, the region AGATGTCCAAGGCACTCCTCGATAAATATATTTACAGCCAGCCGGGGCATCTCTGGTATCGGGATGGAATGAGCAAGGAGGCGCTGGAAAACATCCGGAAATTCTATGAAAAAAGATATGGGGAATAAGCCGCGCTACAAGAACAAAGCGGGATGATGCCGAAAACTGTTGCCTAAACGGCTTGAATTTATTAATATCATGAACTAAATGGGTAGAAATTGTATTAATTTGCCCTCCGGAGGATGATTGGAAGAGATTAAGGAAGAAAGACGCGGCTTTTTAAAATGGCTGATCGGCGGGGGTGTGATTGCTTTTCTGGCCTCTGTCTTTTACCCCGTTTATAAGTATGTCATCCCCACCCTTTCGGGTGAGGCCAATGTATCTCAGGTCAAACTGTGATCTCGGGCTTCTCTGGTGCGCCTGTCACAACGGCCGTTATGATTTGGAGGGGCGGAATGTCTCCGGCCCGCCGCCGCGACCGCTTAAGCCGTATGATGTTCATGTCGACAATGCCTCGGGCGATATTTATGTGGCCGAGGTGAAGGGATAATGGGGGATATGCCGCAGGAAACCAAAACCACCGGCAAAGTTGTCAAGCAAAGACTCTTTGGCTGGGTCGATAACCGTCTCAAGATAAACGGCCTAGTCGACTATATGTCGCACAAGGTGGTGCCGGAGCACCGCGCCTCCATTTGGTATTATTTCGGCGGGATATCGCTCTTTTTCTTTGTGGTGCAGGTGCTCACGGGAATACTACTGCTGCTTTATTATCGTCCCGGTGCAGACTCCGCCTATGAATCGGTTAAATTTATTATATCCGAGGTCTCTTTCGGCTGGCTTATCCGTGCTATTCATTCCTGGTCGGCCAACTTGATGATTCTGGCCGCTTTTGTACATATGTTTTCGGTCTTTTTCACGCATGCTTACCGCAAGCCACGCGAGATGACCTGGATTTCCGGAGTTGTTTTGCTGTCCCTGGCGCTTGCTTTCGGTTTTTCGGGATATCTGCTTCCCTGGAATGAGCTGTCGTTTTTTGCCACCCGGGTTGGAACCGGCATTGCGGGTGCGCTGCCGGTGGTCGGGGGATTTCTCATGAAATTAATGCGCGGCGGCGAGGATGTCACCGGAGCCACGATTGGCCGTTTCTTTGGCCTCCACGTGGCCGTATTGCCGGGAATCTTTGCGGTGCTTTTGTCGTTGCATCTTTTTTTTATTCAGCGACAGGGGATGTCCGAACCGATCGAATGGGAGAAGAATCCTCATATCCCCCGCAAATTTCGCCCTTTTTTTCCCAATTTCATTATGCGGGAACTTCTGGTCTGGCTGATCATGCTTAATATTCTGGCGGTACTGGCGGTTTTTCTACCGGACGGCATCGGTGTGGTGCACTGGCCGCTGGGGCAGAAAGCCGATCCGTTTGCGCCGCCGCCGTTGGTGATTCGCCCCGAATGGTATTTCATGTTTGCCTTCCAGGCGTTGAAATTCATGCCGGCGCATTTTTTCTTCATGGAAGGGGAATTGTTCGGCATAGGGATTCTCACACTGGGGGGCGTGATATGGCTGGCGGCCCCGTTCCTATCGCGTTCGTTTGAAAAAGGGGAAAAACCGCGGCTCTTGATTACTTTCGGATGGCTGGTTCTGCTTTTCATAGTTGTAATGACCGTTGTCGGGTATCTGCTGAAATGAGGAAGAAGTGATGTCAGGATTTTTGAAAATATTATTTGCCCCGGTCATTCTGGCGGCGGTGGTCCTGCTCATTCCATTAAATCTATCGGCCGACAACTGCCTTGATTGCCACTCCGGCTGGGAAGAAGCGGTCGATGCTCCGACCAAGCTTATTCAGCGTGATGTCCATTTCAAGGCGGGGCTGGGTTGTTCCGACTGCCACGGCGGCAATCCCGATCTCGATGATATGGATGCTGTCCGGAAGAGCAAAGGGTACAAAGGGATTCCCCCGGCCAGGGAGATTCCCCAATTTTGCGCCTCCTGCCACAGCGATCCAGCTTACATGGTGAAACATAATCCCTCGCTTCCCACCGACCAGTTGGAGAAATATAAGACTTCTATTCACGGGAAACGGCTGTTCGAAAAAGGGGATGTCAAGGTGGCAAACTGTGTTTCGTGCCATTCGGTGCATGACATCCAGAGCCCGGAAATACCGACTTCAACGGTCAATGCTCAGAATATCCCGGGGACCTGCGCCAAATGCCACGCCAAAGCCGATTATATGAAAGAGTATGGGATTCCCACCGACCAATATGAGGGGTATATCAAATCGGTTCATGGCCAGGCTCTGTTGGTGAAAAAGGAAACCGGCGCACCAGCCTGCAATAGTTGTCATGGTAACCATGGCGCAACACCCCCGGGCGTGACTTCGCTCTCTGCAGTATGCGGCCTTTGCCATTCTCTGATAGCCGACAGTTTTGCCAAGTCGCCGCATAAGGCGGCTTTTGATGCGGCCGGCTACCCTGAATGCGAGACCTGCCATTCCAACCATTATATTGAAGAGCCGAAACTCCACTGGGTCGGCACGAGCGATTCCTCGCTCTGTGTCAGGTGTCATGCGGCTGATGACGGCAATCACGGCTTTGCGGTTGCCGCCGCCATTTATGATATGATTTCTAAAATGAACAAGACTTATGATATGGCCATATCCAAGATAGATGAGGCCGACCGCAAGGGAATGATGGTGACCGACGAACGGTTTGCTCTTAATGAGGTCAAGCAGGCTATTATTCAGACGGCCACCGAATTCCATTCTCTCGATACCTTGGTGGTTGCCGCGACGACGCACACCG harbors:
- a CDS encoding Rieske 2Fe-2S domain-containing protein, coding for MYLRSNCDLGLLWCACHNGRYDLEGRNVSGPPPRPLKPYDVHVDNASGDIYVAEVKG
- a CDS encoding cytochrome b N-terminal domain-containing protein, which encodes MPQETKTTGKVVKQRLFGWVDNRLKINGLVDYMSHKVVPEHRASIWYYFGGISLFFFVVQVLTGILLLLYYRPGADSAYESVKFIISEVSFGWLIRAIHSWSANLMILAAFVHMFSVFFTHAYRKPREMTWISGVVLLSLALAFGFSGYLLPWNELSFFATRVGTGIAGALPVVGGFLMKLMRGGEDVTGATIGRFFGLHVAVLPGIFAVLLSLHLFFIQRQGMSEPIEWEKNPHIPRKFRPFFPNFIMRELLVWLIMLNILAVLAVFLPDGIGVVHWPLGQKADPFAPPPLVIRPEWYFMFAFQALKFMPAHFFFMEGELFGIGILTLGGVIWLAAPFLSRSFEKGEKPRLLITFGWLVLLFIVVMTVVGYLLK
- a CDS encoding cytochrome c3 family protein, with translation MSGFLKILFAPVILAAVVLLIPLNLSADNCLDCHSGWEEAVDAPTKLIQRDVHFKAGLGCSDCHGGNPDLDDMDAVRKSKGYKGIPPAREIPQFCASCHSDPAYMVKHNPSLPTDQLEKYKTSIHGKRLFEKGDVKVANCVSCHSVHDIQSPEIPTSTVNAQNIPGTCAKCHAKADYMKEYGIPTDQYEGYIKSVHGQALLVKKETGAPACNSCHGNHGATPPGVTSLSAVCGLCHSLIADSFAKSPHKAAFDAAGYPECETCHSNHYIEEPKLHWVGTSDSSLCVRCHAADDGNHGFAVAAAIYDMISKMNKTYDMAISKIDEADRKGMMVTDERFALNEVKQAIIQTATEFHSLDTLVVAATTHTGIASSEKIYEAGKAKIDDYFFRRKGLGIATLLITILAIALYLKIRSIEK